Proteins encoded together in one Quercus lobata isolate SW786 chromosome 3, ValleyOak3.0 Primary Assembly, whole genome shotgun sequence window:
- the LOC115979467 gene encoding F-box/FBD/LRR-repeat protein At4g26340-like isoform X1 translates to MRKRQTKLANIVHTNFTITHQKDRLSELSDEILVSILSTLPFMEMQRTSVLSKRWRYLWTFTTCHLDFDDSRLLTLVWKTFYQQKFSGSDLDQYVMMLVNLETTEFEENSLRTRFVSWVNRVLELHQGNTIDEFRVVFDMDGRKFKSEIDNWICFSLRKKVKKLSLDFMMDGVNAYTLTSQIFHSYSLDSLTALSLTCVKVTGEVLEYVLSNCPFIEILHVENSESLVNLKTSSPLPKLKNLEILNCCSLKQIQIPAINLVSFKYCGVKMIRIILGDVPYFVDLSVTGDCVRYLLEDDCPISRYLSQLETLELGLFTKEFIQFPKFPELRNLRQLKLDLCPPFMDSFRCCTSLLKAFPVLHRFVLKFIGLDGPWNGEIKVPRAKYPHQCLKVVELIGFVGCSVDMKLALYVINNAPSLEKIIIDAQSPSVEEVLHDSSNPKKLGAIHYVKQLESRLAPGVELVVL, encoded by the exons ATGAGGAAGAGACAGACTAAGCTGGCAAATATAGTTCATACTAACTTTACAATTACACACCAAAAG GATCGGTTAAGTGAATTGTCAGATGAAATTCTTGTCTCCATTCTGTCAACATTGCCGTTCATGGAAATGCAGAGGACAAGTGTCCTTTCTAAGAGGTGGAGATATCTGTGGACATTTACGACTTGTCACTTGGACTTCGACGATTCAAGGTTACTAACTCTTGTTTGGAAGACATTCTATCAACAGAAGTTTAGTGGTAGTGATCTTGATCAATACGTTATGATGTTGGTGAATTTGGAGACTACGGAGTTTGAAGAGAATAGCTTAAGGACTAGGTTTGTTAGTTGGGTTAATAGGGTGTTGGAATTGCATCAAGGTAATACTATAGATGAGTTTAGAGTTGTTTTTGACATGGATGGGAGGAAATTCAAGTCGGAAATCGACAATTGGATTTGCTTTTCACTGAGAAAAAAGGTTAAAAAGCTTTCATTGGATTTCATGATGGATGGGGTCAATGCTTATACTCTTACTAGTCAGATTTTTCATAGTTACAGTCTTGATTCCTTAACAGCCCTCTCTTTGACTTGTGTGAAAGTGACTGGGGAAGTTCTTGAGTATGTTTTATCTAATTGTCCATTCATTGAAATATTACATGTGGAAAATTCAGAGTCTCTGGTAAATTTAAAGACCTCTAGCCCTTTGCCCAAGCTAAAGAACTTAGAGATATTAAACTGCTGCTCTCTCAAACAGATTCAGATTCCTGCTATAAATCTCGTTTCCTTCAAATATTGTGGGGTTAAGATGATACGGATCATTCTAGGGGATGTTCCCTATTTTGTTGATCTGTCTGTGACAGGTGACTGTGTTCGCTATTTATTAGAAGATGATTGCCCAATTTCACGTTATCTCTCTCAGCTGGAGACACTTGAGCTAGGCTTGTTTACTAAG GAATTTATTCAATTTCCCAAATTTCCAGAGTTAAGAAATCTCAGGCAATTGAAATTGGATTTATGTCCACCTTTCATGGATAGCTTCCGTTGCTGCACTTCCTTGCTAAAGGCATTCCCCGTATTGCATAGATTTGTGCTCAAG TTTATTGGGCTAGATGGTCCATGGAATGGAGAAATAAAAGTGCCGAGGGCTAAATATCCACACCAATGCCTTAAGGTTGTTGAATTGATTGGTTTTGTTGGTTGTTCTGTTGACATGAAGCTTGCCTTGTATGTAATCAATAATGCTCCATCATTAGAGAAGATAATTATTGATGCGCAAAGTCCTAGTGTGGAAGAAGTATTACATGATTCTAGCAATCCTAAGAAATTAGGAGCTATACATTATGTGAAGCAACTAGAATCAAGATTAGCTCCAGGGGTGGAGTTGGTGGTACTGTAG
- the LOC115979467 gene encoding F-box/FBD/LRR-repeat protein At1g16930-like isoform X2, with protein MEMQRTSVLSKRWRYLWTFTTCHLDFDDSRLLTLVWKTFYQQKFSGSDLDQYVMMLVNLETTEFEENSLRTRFVSWVNRVLELHQGNTIDEFRVVFDMDGRKFKSEIDNWICFSLRKKVKKLSLDFMMDGVNAYTLTSQIFHSYSLDSLTALSLTCVKVTGEVLEYVLSNCPFIEILHVENSESLVNLKTSSPLPKLKNLEILNCCSLKQIQIPAINLVSFKYCGVKMIRIILGDVPYFVDLSVTGDCVRYLLEDDCPISRYLSQLETLELGLFTKEFIQFPKFPELRNLRQLKLDLCPPFMDSFRCCTSLLKAFPVLHRFVLKFIGLDGPWNGEIKVPRAKYPHQCLKVVELIGFVGCSVDMKLALYVINNAPSLEKIIIDAQSPSVEEVLHDSSNPKKLGAIHYVKQLESRLAPGVELVVL; from the exons ATGGAAATGCAGAGGACAAGTGTCCTTTCTAAGAGGTGGAGATATCTGTGGACATTTACGACTTGTCACTTGGACTTCGACGATTCAAGGTTACTAACTCTTGTTTGGAAGACATTCTATCAACAGAAGTTTAGTGGTAGTGATCTTGATCAATACGTTATGATGTTGGTGAATTTGGAGACTACGGAGTTTGAAGAGAATAGCTTAAGGACTAGGTTTGTTAGTTGGGTTAATAGGGTGTTGGAATTGCATCAAGGTAATACTATAGATGAGTTTAGAGTTGTTTTTGACATGGATGGGAGGAAATTCAAGTCGGAAATCGACAATTGGATTTGCTTTTCACTGAGAAAAAAGGTTAAAAAGCTTTCATTGGATTTCATGATGGATGGGGTCAATGCTTATACTCTTACTAGTCAGATTTTTCATAGTTACAGTCTTGATTCCTTAACAGCCCTCTCTTTGACTTGTGTGAAAGTGACTGGGGAAGTTCTTGAGTATGTTTTATCTAATTGTCCATTCATTGAAATATTACATGTGGAAAATTCAGAGTCTCTGGTAAATTTAAAGACCTCTAGCCCTTTGCCCAAGCTAAAGAACTTAGAGATATTAAACTGCTGCTCTCTCAAACAGATTCAGATTCCTGCTATAAATCTCGTTTCCTTCAAATATTGTGGGGTTAAGATGATACGGATCATTCTAGGGGATGTTCCCTATTTTGTTGATCTGTCTGTGACAGGTGACTGTGTTCGCTATTTATTAGAAGATGATTGCCCAATTTCACGTTATCTCTCTCAGCTGGAGACACTTGAGCTAGGCTTGTTTACTAAG GAATTTATTCAATTTCCCAAATTTCCAGAGTTAAGAAATCTCAGGCAATTGAAATTGGATTTATGTCCACCTTTCATGGATAGCTTCCGTTGCTGCACTTCCTTGCTAAAGGCATTCCCCGTATTGCATAGATTTGTGCTCAAG TTTATTGGGCTAGATGGTCCATGGAATGGAGAAATAAAAGTGCCGAGGGCTAAATATCCACACCAATGCCTTAAGGTTGTTGAATTGATTGGTTTTGTTGGTTGTTCTGTTGACATGAAGCTTGCCTTGTATGTAATCAATAATGCTCCATCATTAGAGAAGATAATTATTGATGCGCAAAGTCCTAGTGTGGAAGAAGTATTACATGATTCTAGCAATCCTAAGAAATTAGGAGCTATACATTATGTGAAGCAACTAGAATCAAGATTAGCTCCAGGGGTGGAGTTGGTGGTACTGTAG